The following proteins are co-located in the Lentibacillus sp. JNUCC-1 genome:
- a CDS encoding phosphoenolpyruvate hydrolase family protein — MMFNRLDIISQLQQASQYNLPLIGVAAGSGLTAKSAQKGGADFILALSSGFFRQKGISSLAGYMPISNSNQVVMDFAKKEILPAMRIPTFFGFNATDPTLYPDTLINKIKSHGFSGIINYPTIGLIDGHFREALEESGFTYQREIDAIKIAHEKDLFTIAFVFSQEQGIKMIEAGADIICIHLGLTTGGLLGGHQFKSLQSAKRLAVRISHTCRELNPDILTMVYGGPFNKPVDIQFMYDGTDIDGYIGGSAFERIPAEEIIENVTRSFKTMNDHQYKKVIQQTVNDIGAREDYIDFIIKYVSAHYHENLSLNDFASMVNLSRSYLSTLFKEKMGISFTDYLIDYRLSRAIEIMKKNNFPLKNIAEMVGYTDYAQFSRIFKKRKGQSPRAFFTQQNDA; from the coding sequence ATGATGTTTAACAGACTGGATATTATTTCGCAATTACAACAAGCCTCTCAGTACAACCTCCCTCTTATTGGCGTTGCAGCAGGTTCTGGATTAACTGCTAAATCAGCACAAAAAGGCGGAGCAGATTTCATTCTTGCTCTTAGTTCAGGGTTTTTTCGCCAAAAAGGGATTAGTTCGCTTGCGGGGTACATGCCAATTTCAAACAGCAATCAAGTTGTAATGGATTTTGCTAAAAAAGAGATTTTGCCCGCTATGAGGATCCCAACTTTTTTTGGTTTTAACGCCACAGACCCCACTTTATATCCAGATACTTTAATAAACAAAATAAAATCACATGGTTTCTCTGGTATTATTAATTATCCTACAATCGGATTAATAGATGGACACTTTCGGGAGGCTTTGGAGGAATCTGGATTTACTTATCAACGGGAGATAGATGCTATTAAAATCGCTCATGAAAAAGACCTTTTCACGATAGCTTTTGTTTTTAGCCAAGAACAAGGAATAAAAATGATAGAGGCAGGAGCCGATATTATTTGTATACATCTGGGTTTAACAACAGGCGGTTTACTGGGAGGTCATCAATTTAAATCGCTGCAATCTGCAAAACGACTAGCCGTGCGCATCAGTCATACATGCAGAGAGTTGAACCCTGATATCCTCACTATGGTTTATGGCGGCCCCTTTAATAAGCCAGTCGACATCCAATTCATGTATGACGGCACTGATATTGATGGATATATAGGTGGTTCTGCTTTTGAGCGAATACCTGCTGAAGAAATCATTGAAAATGTAACCCGCTCTTTTAAAACTATGAATGATCATCAGTATAAAAAAGTGATTCAACAGACTGTAAATGACATAGGCGCACGAGAGGATTATATTGATTTCATCATTAAATACGTGAGCGCACATTACCATGAGAATTTGTCACTTAATGATTTTGCTTCTATGGTGAATCTATCACGTTCTTATTTAAGTACTTTATTTAAAGAGAAAATGGGAATATCATTCACAGATTATTTGATTGACTACAGACTTAGCCGGGCTATCGAAATCATGAAAAAAAATAACTTCCCTCTAAAAAACATTGCAGAAATGGTCGGCTATACCGATTATGCTCAGTTCAGTAGGATTTTCAAAAAACGAAAAGGACAATCACCTAGAGCTTTTTTCACTCAACAAAATGACGCTTAG
- a CDS encoding CAP domain-containing protein, with protein MFKKVSIVTALSATLLFGGAFQNTADASAQSGNHQNQANQTYQTHYVVNGNWNFQNNQDFNNFLNRFFKQYKPEQKQPDTNEKPDTNKKTETNKKPTANQNKNVTQTPAKQESQTPAQKPVQKEQPSSNSAIEGLSQYEQQVVDLTNQERANHGLAPLKADKELSRVAREKSRDMRANQYFDHNSPVYGSPFDMMKSYGIHYSTAGENIAKGQRTPQEVVDAWMNSAGHRANILNGNFTHIGVGYVEQGNYWTQQFIGK; from the coding sequence ATGTTTAAAAAAGTATCAATCGTTACAGCCCTGTCAGCAACATTATTGTTCGGCGGTGCTTTTCAAAATACAGCAGACGCTTCAGCTCAAAGTGGCAACCACCAGAATCAGGCAAACCAGACTTACCAAACACATTACGTTGTCAATGGCAACTGGAATTTCCAAAACAACCAGGACTTCAATAATTTCTTAAATCGTTTTTTCAAGCAATATAAGCCTGAACAAAAACAACCAGATACTAATGAAAAACCTGATACAAATAAAAAAACCGAAACAAACAAAAAACCAACCGCTAATCAGAACAAAAACGTAACTCAAACACCAGCAAAACAGGAATCACAGACACCAGCACAAAAACCTGTCCAAAAAGAACAGCCTTCTTCAAATTCAGCCATCGAAGGCTTGAGCCAATACGAGCAGCAAGTCGTTGATCTGACCAATCAGGAACGTGCAAACCACGGTCTCGCTCCGCTGAAAGCAGACAAAGAGCTAAGCCGTGTAGCCCGCGAAAAGTCTCGCGACATGCGTGCCAATCAGTACTTTGACCACAACAGCCCAGTATATGGCTCACCATTTGATATGATGAAGTCATACGGCATCCACTACAGCACTGCCGGCGAAAATATCGCCAAAGGCCAGCGCACCCCTCAGGAAGTTGTGGACGCTTGGATGAACAGCGCCGGTCACCGTGCCAACATCCTGAATGGCAACTTCACCCATATCGGTGTCGGCTATGTGGAACAAGGCAACTACTGGACACAGCAGTTTATTGGTAAATAA
- a CDS encoding inorganic phosphate transporter, with the protein MDSLLLVVICIVIFALIFDFINGFHDTANAIATSVSTKALPPRRAIMLAASMNFLGALTFTGVAQTITSGIANPFDLENGTTVILAALIAAIIWNLVTWVFGIPSSSSHAIIGAIAGSVIASDGFNAVQYSGFISIIEGLLASPLIAFVAGYIIYTIIKIVFKNRNLAKTNKQFRRVQILTAAVQSYAHGTNDAQKSMGIITMALIVGGMHTTTDVPFWVQFSCATAMALGTSVGGWRIIKTVGGKIMKIRPVNGVAADVTGAATILGATLIHLPVSTTHVISSAIMGVGASHRVKGVNWGTAQRMIVTWVITLPVTALLGAIIFTGLQLLPFL; encoded by the coding sequence ATGGACAGTTTACTTTTGGTTGTTATTTGCATCGTTATATTTGCACTTATATTTGATTTCATCAACGGCTTTCATGATACAGCCAACGCCATCGCGACATCTGTGTCCACGAAGGCGCTGCCCCCTAGGCGGGCGATTATGCTTGCAGCGTCGATGAACTTTCTGGGGGCGCTGACGTTCACTGGTGTTGCTCAGACAATCACAAGCGGTATCGCCAATCCGTTCGATCTGGAAAATGGCACAACCGTGATTCTGGCTGCATTGATTGCCGCAATCATCTGGAATCTCGTGACATGGGTGTTCGGCATTCCGAGCAGTTCATCGCATGCGATTATTGGTGCGATTGCAGGAAGCGTAATAGCGTCAGACGGCTTCAATGCTGTGCAGTACAGCGGCTTTATATCGATTATCGAGGGGCTGTTAGCATCACCGCTTATTGCCTTTGTGGCCGGCTATATTATTTATACGATCATCAAAATAGTGTTTAAAAATCGAAACCTCGCCAAAACGAACAAGCAATTTCGTCGGGTGCAGATTCTCACAGCCGCCGTTCAATCATATGCTCATGGGACAAATGACGCCCAGAAATCGATGGGGATTATCACGATGGCATTGATTGTCGGTGGTATGCACACGACAACAGATGTCCCGTTCTGGGTGCAATTCAGCTGTGCCACGGCAATGGCGCTCGGGACTTCAGTCGGCGGCTGGCGGATTATCAAAACCGTTGGCGGCAAAATCATGAAAATTCGCCCTGTCAACGGTGTTGCTGCTGATGTGACCGGCGCCGCCACGATTCTCGGTGCCACGTTGATTCATTTGCCGGTGAGCACCACACATGTTATTTCTTCAGCCATTATGGGTGTAGGGGCTTCTCATCGTGTGAAAGGCGTCAACTGGGGCACCGCCCAGCGCATGATCGTCACCTGGGTCATCACCCTCCCAGTCACCGCCCTACTCGGAGCCATCATATTCACAGGACTACAACTGCTCCCTTTTTTGTAG
- a CDS encoding DUF47 domain-containing protein, producing the protein MFNQKPDKIMTYLLDFGKHLDEAADYFLTFKVKDPKTLLEFANTMKRYESEADDKVHDIISDLNQVFITPIEREDIMQLTMNLDDVLDGMEEFSALMDIHQVLSSDDYMDAFTDYIQKSAKEIVLSLELLADSKLEDIEQHAIQIKEYESKCDELYRSSMKDLFQKETNAIKVIQYKEIYETLEEIADRFQDVASVLQSIIMKNA; encoded by the coding sequence ATTTTTAATCAAAAGCCGGACAAGATTATGACGTATTTGCTGGATTTTGGGAAGCATTTGGATGAAGCTGCAGATTATTTTCTGACGTTCAAGGTCAAGGATCCCAAGACCCTGCTGGAATTTGCAAACACCATGAAGCGGTATGAGTCGGAAGCGGATGACAAGGTGCATGATATTATCAGTGACTTGAATCAGGTGTTTATTACACCGATCGAGCGTGAGGATATTATGCAGTTGACAATGAATCTGGATGACGTACTTGACGGGATGGAAGAATTCTCTGCGCTGATGGATATTCACCAGGTGCTGTCTTCTGATGATTATATGGATGCCTTTACGGATTATATCCAGAAGTCTGCAAAGGAAATTGTGCTGTCGTTGGAACTGTTGGCTGATAGCAAATTGGAAGACATTGAACAGCATGCGATACAGATCAAGGAATATGAAAGCAAATGTGACGAGTTATACCGCTCGTCGATGAAGGATCTGTTCCAAAAAGAAACGAATGCGATTAAGGTGATTCAATATAAAGAGATCTACGAAACGCTGGAAGAGATCGCCGACCGTTTTCAAGATGTGGCCAGTGTCCTGCAAAGCATCATCATGAAAAACGCATAA